The Ammoniphilus sp. CFH 90114 nucleotide sequence TTCAGTTGAGGGCTCAATAATATTATGATCAACAAGGGTGGATACCCTGTCACAACTGATTCGAGATGTTAATTTTGGTAAATTACCGTTTTCTCGATCACTGCCAGTTAGTGATGCAAGTATCGATTTATCCTGTCCTCTCAAAAACCGTCACCTCCTTTTTCCTTCTATTTGTAATATCCCCCAATATGGTTCAAGAATCCTTTACAAAAAAACCTCTTGCCTAATCAATAGATTAAGGAAGAGGGAGTTTATGACATATATTATTCCGTTTCTCGAGCAATAAGATTAAAAGGTAGATTTAGATCCTCACAAAATTCCTCTGCGCATTCTAGTTCACTTGGGCTCTCGATATTATAGTACCAGTTTAAATTCACTTTCTTCCCGTCCAAATAAGCCTTATCAAAGGTTTCTAATAACATCATTATACACTTCGAACTACTTGTATTAATGTACGGCAAGATAAAGTCAACGGAAACCGTTGTTTCTCCTTCTAGTTGCGCAAAATATTCTTCTACCCATTGAAAAATAGGTTCATAAAATTCAAAGGAATTTTCAGGATAAGATTGTCCTTTTAGAGTTAAAATGTTATTCAATTGATCGAAATGAACGGTTGGTGTACTCTTCGTCCCT carries:
- a CDS encoding DUF1987 domain-containing protein, translating into MQNLIIEGTKSTPTVHFDQLNNILTLKGQSYPENSFEFYEPIFQWVEEYFAQLEGETTVSVDFILPYINTSSSKCIMMLLETFDKAYLDGKKVNLNWYYNIESPSELECAEEFCEDLNLPFNLIARETE